A single region of the Elusimicrobiaceae bacterium genome encodes:
- a CDS encoding tape measure protein: protein MASKNINVLLSLVDKFSAPLRKVRNNVNSSARAMQRTQNGAVGMSSAMTSSFSRAAGAAKYLFSAITAVTSGVAAVGAGVVKQYAEHEKTMAGLSFLLGEKQAQDLDKFAAVIGKTTDLSRKGALDIAKSWAASGASLDVAKENIKILTDMAAAGSMTEEQIGLVNTQLIQMFGRGYAERGDLKAISNSLPGVFNYLKDYLHVTQEELDEMIKKHQVTADQTMKAIQAKTKGAADAVGNTLVSKFNNIKDTVQNISTAFGGSLAKALNIGAGMDYFSKSLDKVEEFATGLQEAINSGKEPITALREEVNKLFGSEALADLDKCISLVTALVNAFIWWKNTVFEIVSFLMAHPVLSQILLSVPAVIAGTVLIAGAILRIKAAIKAVQITIGILNAIMATNPIILAIMAIIAVVMLLYFNWDRITAFFRETTAAVRNWFTEAWSSIKNTVLSVWDSISASFTSCIDRLKGLWTDFKNFIAHPIDTIVNYHQRKMEERKDVPHNATGTSYFQGGQTYVNEGNRGELITLPSGSQIIPHDLAAKTVQKSAPVINLNLTIAGNVIGNEDFYNDCGRVITNRIVEALANM from the coding sequence ATGGCGTCTAAAAATATTAATGTCTTACTGTCTCTGGTTGATAAGTTCAGCGCCCCTTTACGTAAGGTTAGAAACAACGTCAATAGTTCTGCTCGGGCTATGCAACGAACACAAAACGGAGCCGTTGGAATGTCCAGCGCTATGACAAGTTCCTTTTCTCGTGCCGCCGGAGCTGCGAAATATTTATTTTCAGCTATTACCGCTGTAACCAGTGGCGTCGCTGCCGTCGGGGCCGGCGTGGTTAAACAATATGCCGAGCACGAGAAAACAATGGCTGGTTTATCCTTTTTGCTGGGCGAGAAACAAGCTCAGGATTTAGATAAATTTGCTGCCGTTATCGGCAAAACAACAGATTTGTCTCGTAAGGGAGCCCTGGATATCGCTAAGAGCTGGGCGGCTTCCGGAGCCAGTTTGGACGTAGCTAAAGAAAACATTAAAATTTTAACTGATATGGCAGCCGCCGGATCCATGACTGAGGAGCAAATCGGGCTGGTTAATACTCAGCTGATCCAGATGTTCGGACGTGGGTATGCCGAGCGTGGCGACTTAAAAGCGATTAGTAACTCGCTGCCTGGTGTTTTTAATTATTTAAAAGACTATCTACACGTTACCCAGGAAGAACTGGACGAAATGATTAAAAAACACCAGGTTACCGCCGATCAGACAATGAAAGCGATCCAGGCTAAAACCAAAGGAGCCGCCGACGCTGTCGGAAACACTCTGGTATCTAAGTTTAATAATATTAAGGATACAGTACAGAATATCAGTACTGCTTTCGGTGGATCCCTGGCTAAAGCATTAAATATCGGCGCCGGAATGGATTATTTTTCTAAAAGTTTAGATAAGGTGGAGGAATTTGCTACCGGATTACAGGAGGCTATTAATTCCGGGAAAGAACCTATAACGGCTTTACGAGAGGAGGTAAATAAATTATTTGGCTCCGAAGCGCTGGCCGATTTAGATAAATGTATATCTCTTGTTACAGCGCTTGTAAATGCTTTTATCTGGTGGAAAAATACTGTTTTTGAAATAGTGTCGTTTTTAATGGCTCATCCGGTGTTATCTCAGATACTCCTCTCTGTTCCGGCGGTTATTGCCGGTACGGTTTTAATAGCTGGAGCTATTTTACGAATTAAGGCCGCAATAAAGGCAGTACAGATTACAATAGGTATTTTAAATGCTATTATGGCAACGAATCCAATTATTTTGGCTATCATGGCTATTATCGCTGTCGTTATGCTGCTGTACTTTAACTGGGATCGTATTACTGCATTTTTCAGGGAAACTACGGCTGCTGTACGAAATTGGTTTACTGAGGCCTGGAGCAGTATAAAAAATACGGTTTTAAGTGTTTGGGATAGTATTAGCGCCTCATTTACCAGCTGTATAGATCGTTTAAAAGGCCTCTGGACTGATTTTAAAAATTTTATCGCTCATCCTATCGACACGATCGTAAATTACCACCAGCGGAAAATGGAAGAACGTAAAGACGTTCCCCATAACGCTACCGGTACAAGTTATTTCCAGGGTGGCCAGACTTATGTTAACGAGGGTAACCGTGGCGAATTAATTACGCTCCCCAGTGGCTCTCAGATCATACCTCATGATTTGGCAGCGAAAACGGTTCAAAAATCAGCGCCGGTTATTAATTTAAACCTTACTATTGCCGGGAACGTTATCGGTAATGAAGATTTTTATAATGACTGTGGCCGGGTAATTACGAATCGTATTGTCGAAGCCCTGGCTAATATGTAG
- a CDS encoding phage tail tube protein — protein sequence MAEVVNKILRGTFGRLWAQGKRLANVKSFEAKATLKYEAVEINGELCEQQRYLGYSLAGTIVVHKTDTYLVNLILNGMVTGSMPPIKLVGRLADPDANGSERVEIYDVTFDEATLMQFENATVSEESVPFKAGGFRYLDKIL from the coding sequence ATGGCAGAAGTTGTTAATAAAATTTTGCGTGGTACGTTTGGTCGCCTCTGGGCCCAGGGGAAACGCCTGGCCAATGTTAAGAGCTTTGAGGCCAAAGCTACCTTGAAATACGAAGCCGTAGAGATTAACGGCGAATTATGCGAACAGCAGCGTTATCTCGGATATTCGCTGGCCGGTACTATCGTCGTACACAAAACGGATACGTACCTCGTTAATCTCATCCTTAACGGAATGGTTACCGGCTCTATGCCGCCGATTAAACTGGTCGGTCGCCTGGCAGATCCGGACGCCAACGGTTCCGAACGTGTGGAAATTTACGACGTAACTTTCGACGAAGCCACGCTCATGCAGTTCGAGAACGCCACCGTTTCCGAGGAATCTGTTCCGTTTAAGGCCGGCGGTTTCCGTTATCTGGATAAGATTTTATAA
- a CDS encoding HK97 gp10 family phage protein, which produces MIEFDFHELTDFDKNVLEHVTRTYPNEAKKFMGRTGNAFRSRVRAEYRQTVKKKTGNLLKGIGRGRPYIWSGSEFQVRVYNKAPHAHLIEFGHKMIDWRTKKQTPKKDFVTGKHIVGKVANRFPGEFDSLCEKFVDDLLKKGFY; this is translated from the coding sequence ATGATCGAGTTTGATTTTCATGAACTGACGGATTTTGATAAAAACGTGTTGGAACACGTTACCAGGACGTATCCGAACGAAGCTAAAAAGTTTATGGGTAGAACCGGTAACGCTTTCCGCTCACGAGTCAGGGCAGAATACCGGCAGACTGTTAAAAAGAAAACCGGTAACCTGTTAAAAGGAATCGGACGAGGTCGCCCCTATATCTGGTCTGGGAGTGAGTTTCAGGTTCGGGTATATAATAAGGCTCCTCACGCCCATTTAATCGAGTTTGGTCACAAAATGATAGACTGGAGAACCAAAAAGCAGACTCCGAAAAAAGATTTTGTTACCGGTAAACACATAGTCGGTAAAGTTGCAAACCGTTTTCCGGGCGAGTTTGATAGTCTTTGTGAAAAATTTGTGGACGACTTATTAAAAAAGGGGTTTTATTAA